Proteins from one Buchnera aphidicola (Cinara laricifoliae) genomic window:
- a CDS encoding beta-ketoacyl synthase N-terminal-like domain-containing protein has product MKRIVITGFGIVSSIGTTEKNIVKLLKEGISGIIFSKKMKKYGLHSTVWGKISSRKMNQIPKKFLRFMNFASIYSYLSLQDAIKDSKLYPEIYMKNPRVGIIMGSGSGSFKLNTYWCNKKKNNVNKISPYVAIKNMTSSISACLGTFFKIYGINYSISSACSTSAHCIGNAYELISLGKQDIIFAGGGEELSVELACQFDAMRILSVRFNKTPERSSRAFDENRDGFVISGGSGVVVLEELNFALSRNAKIYAEVIGYGATCDGYDIVHPSGDGFVRCMNYATKNIKHSVDYINAHGTSTKIGDMKELDAIKKVFSGFRIPYISSTKSITGHSLGASGVQEIIYTMLMIKYNFIAPSINIDFLDPIGYNMNIVTKSINTTINVAISNSFGFGGTNASLAIQKYYKIDNYFKSFI; this is encoded by the coding sequence TTGAAAAGAATCGTTATTACTGGTTTTGGAATTGTTTCAAGTATAGGTACTACTGAAAAAAATATTGTAAAATTATTAAAAGAAGGTATTTCAGGAATAATTTTTTCAAAAAAAATGAAAAAATATGGTTTACATAGTACTGTATGGGGAAAAATATCTTCTAGAAAAATGAATCAAATACCTAAAAAGTTTTTACGATTTATGAATTTTGCATCGATATATTCTTATTTATCCTTACAAGATGCTATTAAAGATAGTAAATTATATCCTGAAATATATATGAAGAATCCTAGAGTAGGTATTATTATGGGATCTGGTAGTGGATCTTTTAAATTAAATACATATTGGTGTAATAAAAAAAAAAATAATGTTAATAAAATTAGTCCATATGTTGCTATTAAAAATATGACTTCTTCTATATCAGCCTGTTTAGGTACTTTTTTTAAAATTTATGGAATTAATTATTCTATCAGTTCTGCTTGTTCTACTTCCGCACATTGTATTGGTAATGCGTATGAGTTAATTTCTTTAGGTAAACAAGATATTATTTTTGCTGGTGGTGGAGAAGAATTGAGTGTAGAGTTAGCATGTCAATTTGATGCCATGAGAATATTATCTGTACGATTTAATAAAACGCCTGAACGTTCTTCTCGAGCATTTGATGAAAATCGCGATGGATTTGTTATTTCGGGAGGTAGTGGTGTTGTTGTTTTAGAAGAATTAAATTTTGCTTTATCTAGAAATGCTAAGATATATGCAGAAGTAATTGGTTATGGAGCTACTTGTGATGGTTACGATATTGTACATCCGTCAGGAGATGGTTTTGTTCGTTGTATGAATTATGCTACTAAAAATATTAAACATTCTGTTGATTATATTAATGCTCATGGTACTTCTACTAAAATTGGTGATATGAAAGAATTAGATGCCATAAAAAAGGTTTTTAGTGGTTTTCGTATTCCTTATATATCATCTACTAAATCGATTACTGGTCATTCATTAGGAGCTTCTGGAGTTCAAGAGATTATTTATACTATGTTAATGATTAAATATAATTTTATTGCTCCTAGTATCAATATAGATTTTTTAGATCCTATAGGTTATAACATGAATATTGTTACAAAATCAATAAATACAACGATAAATGTTGCTATTTCTAATAGTTTTGGTTTTGGTGGTACTAACGCTAGTTTAGCGATACAAAAATATTATAAAATAGATAATTACTTTAAATCTTTTATTTAA
- the tal gene encoding transaldolase yields the protein MNQLERLKKYTTVVVDSGDIECITKYKPQDATTNPTLILKSALSKKYEFIINNAIQYAKKIGGSTSQKIQNASDMVSVGFGIEILKHIPGYISTEIDARLSFNTEECIKKSIKIIDLYRNNGVDVSRVLIKLAATWECIQAAYQLNELGILCNLTLLFSFAQARACADSNVFLISPFVGRIYDWHQKFCSNSSYDSITDPGILAVKKIFVYYKKYMYQTIIMGASFRRVEQILELAGCDRITISPDLLEQLKKQTFSFTKKLDSTKINTLSNKPIPLSEPEFRFLHNQDAMAVEKLSEGIRQFSYDQIELEKFLLNSL from the coding sequence ATGAATCAATTAGAACGATTAAAAAAATATACAACTGTAGTAGTTGATAGTGGAGATATAGAATGCATTACTAAATACAAACCTCAAGATGCTACTACTAATCCAACATTAATCTTAAAAAGTGCTTTATCAAAAAAATATGAGTTTATTATTAATAATGCTATTCAATATGCAAAAAAAATAGGTGGTTCAACATCCCAAAAAATACAAAATGCTAGTGATATGGTATCTGTGGGATTTGGTATAGAAATTTTAAAGCATATTCCTGGATATATTTCTACTGAGATTGATGCAAGATTATCTTTTAATACTGAAGAATGCATAAAAAAATCAATCAAAATAATTGATTTATATCGTAATAATGGAGTTGATGTTTCTCGTGTACTTATTAAGTTAGCAGCAACATGGGAATGTATTCAAGCAGCTTATCAATTAAATGAATTAGGTATTTTATGTAATTTAACTTTGTTATTTTCTTTTGCTCAAGCTCGTGCATGTGCAGATTCTAATGTATTTTTAATTTCTCCGTTTGTTGGACGAATTTATGATTGGCATCAAAAGTTTTGTTCAAATTCTTCATATGATTCTATTACTGATCCAGGTATTTTAGCAGTAAAAAAAATTTTTGTTTATTATAAAAAGTACATGTATCAAACTATTATTATGGGTGCAAGTTTTAGACGAGTAGAACAGATTTTAGAGCTAGCAGGATGTGATCGTATTACTATATCTCCTGATTTATTAGAACAATTGAAAAAGCAAACTTTTAGTTTCACAAAAAAATTAGATTCTACAAAAATTAATACTTTATCAAATAAACCGATTCCGTTATCAGAACCAGAATTTAGATTTTTACATAATCAAGATGCTATGGCTGTTGAAAAATTATCTGAAGGAATTCGGCAATTTAGTTATGATCAAATAGAACTAGAAAAATTTTTATTAAATTCTTTATAA